Proteins found in one Lycium ferocissimum isolate CSIRO_LF1 chromosome 6, AGI_CSIRO_Lferr_CH_V1, whole genome shotgun sequence genomic segment:
- the LOC132060023 gene encoding LOW QUALITY PROTEIN: purple acid phosphatase 3-like (The sequence of the model RefSeq protein was modified relative to this genomic sequence to represent the inferred CDS: deleted 1 base in 1 codon) encodes MGIIGEKLNIDFVVSTGDNFYDNGLTGVDDPAFEESFTHVYTAPSLQKTWYNVLGNHDYRGDALAQLSPILKQKDNRWICLRSYIVNTDVAEFFFVDTTPFQDKYFTNPKDHTYDWRNVLPRKDYLSGVLEDLDTALRESSAKWKIVVGHHTIKSAGHHGNTEELELQLLPILQANNVDFYLNGHDHCLEHISSSDSPLQFLTSGGGSKSWRGDVNWWNPNEMKFYYDGQGFMAMQITQTEVWIQFFDIFGNVLHKWSASKPLFSIM; translated from the exons ATGGGAATAATTGGAGAGAAGTTAAACATAGATTTTGTTGTATCAACTGGGGACAATTTCTATGATAATGGATTGACTGGTGTGGATGATCCAGCTTTTGAGGAATCTTTT ACCCATGTTTACACTGCTCCAAGCTTACAAAAAACGTGGTATAATG TTTTGGGGAACCATGATTACAGAGGTGATGCTTTAGCACAATTGAGTCCCATTCTTAAGCAAAAGGATAACAGGTGGATTTGTTTAAGATCTTATATTGTTAATACAG ATGTGGCAGAATTTTTCTTTGTAGATACAACTCCATTCCAAGATAAGTATTTCACAAATCCTAAAGATCATACTTATGACTGGAGAAACGTTTTGCCTCGAAAAGATTATCTCTCCGGTGTTTTGGAG GATTTGGACACAGCATTAAGGGAATCAAGTGCAAAATGGAAGATAGTTGTTGGTCACCACACCATTAAAAGTGCTGGACACCATGGTAACACTGAGGAGCTTGAACTCCAGCTTCTTCCCATCTtacag gCAAACAATGTTGACTTTTACCTGAATGGACACGACCATTGCTTGGAGCATATCAGCAGCTCAGATAG tcCACTACAATTCTTGACAAGTGGTGGGGGTTCAAAGTCATGGAGGGGTGATGTTAATTGGTGGAACCCAAATGAAATGAAGTTCTATTATGATGGACAAGGCTTTATGGCTATGCAAATTACTCAAACAGAAGTTTGGATCCAATTCTTTGACATTTTTGGCAACGTTTTGCATAAATGGAGTGCCTCAAAACCCCTCTTTTCCATTATGTAA